A section of the Prochlorococcus sp. MIT 1341 genome encodes:
- the ftsH gene encoding ATP-dependent zinc metalloprotease FtsH — MPIRQDDNRPNRRFGIINLILIGFGLLLLLSSLVPNPSNQVPRVPYSLFINQVNDGGVKRAYITQEQIRYELSDPQDGSPSVLATTPIFDMDLPQRLESKGVEFAAAPPKKPNIFTTVLSWVVPPLIFILVLQFFARRSMGGGGAQGALSFTKSKAKVYVPDEESRVTFDDVAGVDEAKDELTEIVDFLKTPERYTDIGARIPKGVLLVGPPGTGKTLLSKAVAGEASVPFFIISGSEFVELFVGAGAARVRDLFEQAKKKAPCIIFIDELDAIGKSRSGSMGVVGGNDEREQTLNQLLTEMDGFSATDKPVIVLAATNQPEVLDAALLRPGRFDRQVLVDRPDLSGRKTILDIYVKKVKLADGVDLDRIAQATSGFAGADLANMVNESALLAARGKRKKVEQKDLNEAIERVVAGLEKKSRVLQEDEKKVVAYHEVGHAIVGHLMPGGSKVAKISIVPRGMSALGYTLQLPTEERFLNSKQDLQGQIATLLGGRSAEEIVFGKITTGAANDLQRATDLAEQMVGTYGMSEILGPLAYDKQGGGQFLGGGNNPRRVVSDATAQAIDKEVRSLVDDGHDNALKILRNNLSLLENIAQKILEKEVIEGDELKEMLDASNLPTGLVSH, encoded by the coding sequence ATGCCGATACGACAAGATGACAACAGGCCAAATCGTCGCTTTGGCATTATTAACTTGATTTTGATTGGTTTTGGACTCTTGTTGCTTTTAAGCAGCCTTGTACCAAACCCAAGCAACCAGGTACCACGTGTGCCTTATTCATTGTTTATCAATCAGGTTAATGATGGTGGGGTCAAGAGGGCATATATAACCCAGGAGCAAATTCGCTATGAATTATCGGATCCGCAGGATGGAAGTCCATCTGTTCTTGCTACAACCCCGATTTTCGATATGGACTTGCCTCAAAGGCTTGAAAGTAAAGGGGTTGAATTTGCTGCAGCTCCACCTAAGAAACCAAATATTTTTACCACAGTCCTAAGTTGGGTGGTTCCACCTCTGATATTTATTCTTGTTCTTCAGTTCTTCGCGCGTAGAAGCATGGGAGGGGGAGGCGCACAAGGTGCCTTGAGTTTTACTAAGAGCAAAGCAAAGGTTTATGTTCCTGACGAAGAGTCGAGAGTTACTTTCGATGATGTGGCAGGTGTTGATGAAGCAAAAGATGAGTTAACAGAGATTGTTGACTTTTTAAAAACACCTGAGAGATATACAGATATCGGAGCAAGAATTCCTAAGGGCGTTTTGTTGGTTGGCCCTCCAGGAACTGGTAAGACACTTCTTTCCAAGGCAGTTGCAGGTGAGGCGAGTGTTCCCTTTTTTATCATCTCAGGCTCAGAGTTTGTTGAGTTGTTTGTTGGGGCAGGTGCAGCAAGAGTTAGAGACTTGTTTGAACAAGCTAAGAAAAAGGCACCCTGCATTATTTTTATTGATGAACTGGATGCTATTGGTAAGAGTCGTTCGGGTTCCATGGGTGTAGTTGGGGGTAATGACGAAAGAGAGCAAACTCTCAACCAATTACTAACCGAAATGGATGGGTTCTCTGCTACGGATAAGCCAGTAATTGTTCTTGCTGCCACTAATCAACCTGAGGTTCTCGATGCAGCTTTATTGCGACCAGGACGTTTTGATAGACAAGTACTTGTTGACAGACCAGATCTTTCTGGAAGAAAAACAATTTTAGATATATATGTGAAGAAGGTGAAGCTTGCTGATGGAGTAGATCTTGATCGTATAGCTCAAGCTACAAGTGGTTTTGCAGGAGCCGATTTGGCCAATATGGTTAATGAATCAGCCTTGTTGGCCGCACGAGGTAAGCGTAAGAAAGTAGAACAGAAGGACTTAAATGAAGCGATTGAAAGGGTTGTTGCTGGGCTCGAGAAGAAAAGCCGAGTACTGCAAGAAGATGAAAAGAAGGTTGTTGCTTATCACGAGGTGGGTCACGCAATAGTGGGGCATTTGATGCCTGGAGGAAGCAAGGTCGCAAAAATTTCTATTGTTCCTAGAGGTATGAGTGCGCTTGGATATACCTTGCAATTGCCAACAGAGGAGCGTTTCCTTAATTCCAAGCAAGATTTGCAAGGACAGATCGCGACTTTGTTAGGCGGGAGATCTGCTGAGGAGATTGTTTTCGGAAAAATCACCACAGGAGCTGCAAATGATTTGCAACGAGCAACTGATTTAGCTGAACAAATGGTTGGGACCTATGGGATGAGTGAGATCTTGGGCCCTTTGGCTTATGACAAACAAGGTGGGGGGCAGTTCCTTGGAGGCGGAAATAATCCAAGGAGAGTAGTTAGTGATGCAACTGCGCAAGCCATTGATAAGGAGGTAAGGAGTTTGGTTGATGATGGACATGACAATGCGTTGAAGATACTCAGAAATAATCTTTCATTGCTGGAAAATATTGCCCAGAAAATTCTTGAGAAGGAAGTTATAGAGGGAGATGAACTTAAAGAGATGCTTGATGCTAGTAACCTTCCCACAGGTCTTGTTTCTCATTAA
- the argF gene encoding ornithine carbamoyltransferase, with product MADRNQGVAAVLSSLKGKDFLSSGDLSALQISALLELAMQLKNAERRIDLGNRVLGLIFTKASTRTRVSFQVAMARLGGQTVDLNPQVTQLGRGEPLKDTARVLSRFCDVLAVRTFEQKELIDYAHWASIPVLNALTDIEHPCQALADFLTVKETFGEVEGKTLCYIGDGNNVAHSLMICGSLLGVNIRVASPKGFEPLSEMMNKALELSQAKAKIEIFNNPLEAIRGAEAVYTDVWASMGQEEEQSVRAKAFEGFCLDEELFSKADSNAIVLHCLPAHRGEEISSGLFESVSSRIFDQAENRLHVQQALLAAVLGGL from the coding sequence ATGGCTGACCGTAATCAAGGGGTTGCTGCAGTACTTTCCTCTCTCAAGGGAAAAGACTTTTTGTCTTCTGGTGACTTAAGTGCTCTTCAAATATCTGCATTACTTGAGTTGGCAATGCAGCTCAAAAATGCTGAAAGAAGAATTGACCTAGGTAATCGTGTTCTTGGTCTCATTTTTACTAAGGCTTCTACAAGGACAAGAGTAAGTTTTCAAGTTGCAATGGCTCGCTTGGGAGGACAAACAGTAGATTTAAATCCACAGGTTACCCAACTGGGGAGAGGAGAGCCTCTTAAAGACACGGCAAGAGTTTTGAGCCGCTTTTGTGACGTACTTGCGGTGAGAACTTTTGAACAAAAGGAATTAATTGATTACGCCCACTGGGCTTCAATACCTGTTCTGAATGCATTGACTGATATAGAACACCCTTGCCAGGCTTTGGCAGACTTCTTGACCGTTAAAGAAACCTTTGGTGAAGTAGAGGGTAAAACTCTTTGTTATATAGGTGATGGGAATAATGTCGCTCATTCTTTGATGATTTGTGGTTCTTTATTAGGTGTAAATATTCGAGTTGCTTCCCCAAAAGGGTTTGAACCACTTTCAGAAATGATGAACAAAGCTCTTGAGCTTTCTCAGGCTAAAGCAAAAATTGAGATCTTTAATAATCCACTTGAGGCTATACGAGGAGCAGAGGCTGTTTATACAGATGTTTGGGCTTCGATGGGTCAAGAAGAAGAGCAATCTGTTCGAGCAAAAGCTTTTGAGGGTTTTTGCCTTGACGAGGAGCTTTTTTCAAAGGCTGATTCAAATGCAATCGTTTTGCACTGTTTACCAGCCCATCGTGGGGAGGAAATTAGTTCTGGCCTTTTTGAATCAGTATCCAGTCGAATTTTTGATCAAGCTGAAAATCGATTGCATGTTCAGCAGGCTCTTTTAGCTGCTGTCCTAGGAGGACTTTGA